The following is a genomic window from Candidatus Nezhaarchaeota archaeon.
CCCGGTGCCGCAGCTCAAGCGATCTTAGCATTGAACAGGGTGCTCAACATCAACATCGACGTAAAGCCGTTACTCGATGAGGCTGAGATGATAAGGGTTAAGACTCGTGAGCTTATGAGGAGGACCACAGACGTATTAAGACAGATGAGGAAGTCTCATGAGTACGAGGTCCCATTGATGTACACATAAGGGGTGTTATTGTGATTAAGAGGAGGAGGGTCTTTGAATCGTTTTCAGAGATCATAGATGAACTTAGGGAGGAGGTCGAAAGGCTTTCGTCACTTTTAGAGGACTTGGAATCACCAATGTGGAATGCTACTGAGTGTTGTTTAACTCCATTGTCAAGTGTTAAAGATTTAGGTGATGAGTATGAAGTGACGGTGGACCTTCCACTGGTTGATCAGGGAACTATAAACGTATACGTTGAGGGTAACGATACCCTAAAGATAGAGGCTGGGATAAGAGAAAAGGTGAAGTTTGAGCATTGGGGGACAATTCAAAGGACGACGGAGTTTAGGAGGTACAAGAAGATCATAAGGTTTCCGGAACCTGTTGATCCAACATCTTTAAGGGTATCATTTAAGCAAGGGCTTCTGATAGCTAAAGTTAAGAAAGTCTGAGGTCAAACGATACATCACCCTTGGCTTCAAGGCTCTCCTTAACCTTCTCAGCAACCTCTACTATTCCTCTAAAGAGTCCCTCCGTTATGATCCCTTTGTCAAGCAGCTTCTTCGCTTTATTGATATCCAAGATTGTGACCTCACCCATTGGTTTAGCGATAATGTCCACCTCAAGGTCAATATACCTAATTTTTCTTGGTGCAAACTCAACAGGTGTTGATATGTTCACGTAAATACCCTTGAGCTCACCTCTCTCATTATAGTAGGAAGTCTTCGACACTGGTGAGCCAAGCTTGTACGCGGAAACCCCATAGTCGCCATTCTCCTTTGGCACGCCGAGTCCATCGTATACTCCTCCACCCTTAAACCTCCTCTTTAGAATTAAGATCATATCGTCATTAAAGTCTTCAACTATTCCTGGTGTTAGCCTGTAGACTCTACCATCAGGCTTCACGTGCTCTATGGCTACTTTCGAGCCCT
Proteins encoded in this region:
- a CDS encoding Hsp20/alpha crystallin family protein, which translates into the protein MIKRRRVFESFSEIIDELREEVERLSSLLEDLESPMWNATECCLTPLSSVKDLGDEYEVTVDLPLVDQGTINVYVEGNDTLKIEAGIREKVKFEHWGTIQRTTEFRRYKKIIRFPEPVDPTSLRVSFKQGLLIAKVKKV